In a single window of the Drosophila albomicans strain 15112-1751.03 chromosome 3, ASM965048v2, whole genome shotgun sequence genome:
- the LOC117572424 gene encoding zinc finger protein 569 isoform X6, translated as MCAAQSNPHFSYAWNIADNGNRAAESVLEISPNFNYTVGGESMPYLLSTDGSLAVQKDVKGALAASNKGNVVRRMFVVNDSFAPGTQRVITTGAASTVVKKQDSGQQVLSINSLDKNYLLVDQATAAAAAVAAAGGDPAAAAHHHTLTNGSIVDAKTGQTVLTTSAAAAKSHFSSIGALHLTQEECNEILIKRALAAGHGHHQTHTLTAGDGAHHHHSTAPGATPSDILPGISVQVQKVIQGLEENEDSQGEAPNLKLEPGTLELSPKTELQESMHFSETDATIKKERPYSCDECGKSFLLKHHLTTHARVHTGERPHICTHCGKSFAHKHCLNTHLLLHSTDRPYQCQECKKSFTLKHHLLTHSRVHSRERPFVCQECGRAFPLKRHLVTHSKFHAGERPYVCEECGESFAQENHLIMHSRFHGSLNPFVCADCGASFPRKFQLVNHGRIHGKIPHSCTVCGKEFLQKRTLVSHMRRVHTGEQAHPCVSCGEGFLTKAELHQHVRAAHNGVNPNTSSATIIANQQIQQPHHHPGHPQTITVVSNPANSTLLTVSTTDANGVARPQYVCRECGSAFNSREALALHLRLHTGDKSLMTDLCALTAALPGHFLSTASLNPGTVVTANPNLVAQSPVPVQIISSTGQVMSQTTLVQAANSTHPQAVVTAVPTMPVHGQQHLQHVQQQQQQQHVVTVSPANKPKSHFCASCGKGFAAKHGLMQHNRRHPNGGCTVRTHVCECGKAFFQKNHLMLHQRQHLETKPAISQQQEADVQQQQQQQQQQQAAAAAAAAGQQAAQVEVQILPGGHGKVIKYEICRNVLQEEQAAQQQQGSMHAE; from the exons ATGTGCGCTGCACAGAGCAATCCGCACTTCAGCTACGCTTGGAATATTGCAGACAACGGCAACCGTGCCGCAGAATCCGTTTTGGAGATATCGCCAAATTTTAACTACACTGTCGGTGGGGAATCG ATGCCCTATCTGTTATCCACGGATGGATCATTGGCCGTACAAAAGGATGTTAAAGGTGCACTTGCTGCCAGCAATAAGGGCAATGTCGTCCGTCGTATGTTCGTGGTGAATGACTCATTTGCGCCCGGAACACAAAG AGTGATTACCACAGGCGCCGCATCGACGGTGGTCAAAAAACAGGATTCTGGTCAACAAGTGTTGAGCATAAATTCGCTCGATAAGAACT atctATTAGTCGATCAggcgacagcggcagcagctgcagttgcggCAGCAGGTGGTGATCCAGCGGCTGCTGCGCATCATCATACATTAACAAATGGCAGCATTGTTGACGCCAAAACTGGACAAACTGTATTGACAACGAGCGCCGCTGCGGCTAAGTCGCACTTTAGCTCAATTGGAGCACTGCATCTCACCCAAGAGGAGTGCAATGAGATCTTAATCAAACGCGCCCTTGCAGCCGGCCACGGCCACCATcagacgcacacactcacCGCTGGCGACGGAGCGCACCACCATCATTCGACGGCGCCAGGCGCGACACCAA GTGACATACTTCCTGGTATTTCAGTTCAAGTACAGAAAGTAATACAAGGACTCGAAGAGAACGAGGACTCACAGGGCGAAGCACCCAACTTAAAGTTGGAGCCAGGCACATTAGAATTGTCCCCAAAGACCGAACTACAGGAATCAATGCATTTCAGCGAA ACCGACGCCACCATCAAGAAGGAGCGCCCGTACAGCTGTGACGAGTGCGGTAAATCCTTTCTGCTCAAACATCATTTGACAACACACGCACGCGTGCACACAG GCGAACGTCCACATATTTGCACCCATTGCGGCAAGAGTTTTGCGCACAAACACTGTCTAAATACGCATCTATTGCTGCACTCAACCGATCGGCCATATCAGTGTCAGGAGTGTAAGAAGAGTTTTACCCTTAAGCATCATCTGTTGACCCACTCACGTGTCCATAGTCGCGAGCGGCCATTTGTGTGCCAGGAGTGCGGGCGAGCATTTCCCCTCAAACGTCACCTGGTGACGCACAGTAAATTTCACGCCGGCGAACGACCTTACGTCTGCGAGGAATGCGGTGAAAGTTTCGCACAGGAGAATCATCTGATTATGCACTCGCG CTTTCATGGTTCATTGAATCCATTTGTTTGTGCTGACTGCGGAGCATCCTTTCCACGCAAGTTTCAACTGGTTAATCACGGACGTATACACGGCAAAATACCCCATTCCTGTACGGTTTGTGGCAAAGAATTTCTACAGAAGCGAACGCTAGTTTCCCACATGAG GCGCGTACATACCGGCGAGCAGGCGCATCCCTGCGTAAGCTGTGGCGAGGGTTTCCTCACCAAGGCGGAGCTGCATCAACATGTGCGTGCAGCGCACAATGGTGTCAATCCCAATACGAGCAGCGCCACCATAATAGCCAATCAACAG ATACAACAGCCGCATCATCACCCCGGACATCCGCAGACTATCACCGTTGTCAGTAATCCAGCAAACTCAACGCTGCTCACCGTCTCCACAACTGATGCGAATGGTGTGGCACGTCCACAATATGTTTGCCG CGAATGTGGAAGCGCGTTTAATAGTCGCGAGGCGCTAGCCTTGCATTTAAGATTGCACACAGGCGACAAGAGCCTGATGACAGATTTATGCGCATTGACAGCAGCGCTACCAGGTCACTTCTTGAGCACAGCAAGCCTCAATCCGGGCACAGTGGTAACCGCCAATCCGAATCTGGTGGCACAGAGTCCAGTGCCCGTGCAAATCATATCGTCCACCGGTCAGGTGATGTCACAGACCACGCTGGTGCAGGCCGCCAACTCGACCCATCCGCAAGCCGTTGTCACCGCAGTGCCCACGATGCCAGTGCACGGCCAACAGCATCTGCAGCatgtgcaacaacagcagcagcaacagcatgtGGTCACCGTATCGCCGGCCAACAAGCCCAAATCGCATTTCTGTGCCAGTTGCGGCAAAGGATTCGCTGCCAAGCACGGCCTAATGCAGCACAATCGACGACATCCCAATGGCGGTTGCACGGTGCGCACTCATGTCTGCGAGTGTGGAAAGGCATTCTTCCAAAAGAATCATCTGATGCTGCATCAGCGCCAGCATTTGGAAACAAAGCCAGCCATATCGCAGCAACAG GAGGCCgatgtgcaacagcaacagcagcagcaacaacaacagcaagcagcagctgcggcagcagcagccggacAGCAAGCCGCTCAGGTTGAAGTCCAAATATTGCCCGGTGGCCATGGCAAGGtgattaaatatgaaatttgccGCAATGTCCTGCAGGAGGAGCAGGcggcacaacagcagcagggtTCAATGCATGCGGAATAG
- the LOC117572424 gene encoding zinc finger protein 157 isoform X11: MCAAQSNPHFSYAWNIADNGNRAAESVLEISPNFNYTVGGESMPYLLSTDGSLAVQKDVKGALAASNKGNVVRRMFVVNDSFAPGTQRVITTGAASTVVKKQDSGQQVLSINSLDKNYLLVDQATAAAAAVAAAGGDPAAAAHHHTLTNGSIVDAKTGQTVLTTSAAAAKSHFSSIGALHLTQEECNEILIKRALAAGHGHHQTHTLTAGDGAHHHHSTAPGATPSDILPGISVQVQKVIQGLEENEDSQGEAPNLKLEPGTLELSPKTELQESMHFSETDATIKKERPYSCDECGKSFLLKHHLTTHARVHTGERPHICTHCGKSFAHKHCLNTHLLLHSTDRPYQCQECKKSFTLKHHLLTHSRVHSRERPFVCQECGRAFPLKRHLVTHSKFHAGERPYVCEECGESFAQENHLIMHSRFHGSLNPFVCADCGASFPRKFQLVNHGRIHGKIPHSCTVCGKEFLQKRTLVSHMRRVHTGEQAHPCVSCGEGFLTKAELHQHVRAAHNGVNPNTSSATIIANQQQIQQPHHHPGHPQTITVVSNPANSTLLTVSTTDANGVARPQYVCRECGSAFNSREALALHLRLHTGDKSLMTDLCALTAALPGHFLSTASLNPGTVVTANPNLVAQSPVPVQIISSTGQVMSQTTLVQAANSTHPQAVVTAVPTMPVHGQQHLQHVQQQQQQQHVVTVSPANKPKSHFCASCGKGFAAKHGLMQHNRRHPNGGCTVRTHVCECGKAFFQKNHLMLHQRQHLETKPAISQQQVC; encoded by the exons ATGTGCGCTGCACAGAGCAATCCGCACTTCAGCTACGCTTGGAATATTGCAGACAACGGCAACCGTGCCGCAGAATCCGTTTTGGAGATATCGCCAAATTTTAACTACACTGTCGGTGGGGAATCG ATGCCCTATCTGTTATCCACGGATGGATCATTGGCCGTACAAAAGGATGTTAAAGGTGCACTTGCTGCCAGCAATAAGGGCAATGTCGTCCGTCGTATGTTCGTGGTGAATGACTCATTTGCGCCCGGAACACAAAG AGTGATTACCACAGGCGCCGCATCGACGGTGGTCAAAAAACAGGATTCTGGTCAACAAGTGTTGAGCATAAATTCGCTCGATAAGAACT atctATTAGTCGATCAggcgacagcggcagcagctgcagttgcggCAGCAGGTGGTGATCCAGCGGCTGCTGCGCATCATCATACATTAACAAATGGCAGCATTGTTGACGCCAAAACTGGACAAACTGTATTGACAACGAGCGCCGCTGCGGCTAAGTCGCACTTTAGCTCAATTGGAGCACTGCATCTCACCCAAGAGGAGTGCAATGAGATCTTAATCAAACGCGCCCTTGCAGCCGGCCACGGCCACCATcagacgcacacactcacCGCTGGCGACGGAGCGCACCACCATCATTCGACGGCGCCAGGCGCGACACCAA GTGACATACTTCCTGGTATTTCAGTTCAAGTACAGAAAGTAATACAAGGACTCGAAGAGAACGAGGACTCACAGGGCGAAGCACCCAACTTAAAGTTGGAGCCAGGCACATTAGAATTGTCCCCAAAGACCGAACTACAGGAATCAATGCATTTCAGCGAA ACCGACGCCACCATCAAGAAGGAGCGCCCGTACAGCTGTGACGAGTGCGGTAAATCCTTTCTGCTCAAACATCATTTGACAACACACGCACGCGTGCACACAG GCGAACGTCCACATATTTGCACCCATTGCGGCAAGAGTTTTGCGCACAAACACTGTCTAAATACGCATCTATTGCTGCACTCAACCGATCGGCCATATCAGTGTCAGGAGTGTAAGAAGAGTTTTACCCTTAAGCATCATCTGTTGACCCACTCACGTGTCCATAGTCGCGAGCGGCCATTTGTGTGCCAGGAGTGCGGGCGAGCATTTCCCCTCAAACGTCACCTGGTGACGCACAGTAAATTTCACGCCGGCGAACGACCTTACGTCTGCGAGGAATGCGGTGAAAGTTTCGCACAGGAGAATCATCTGATTATGCACTCGCG CTTTCATGGTTCATTGAATCCATTTGTTTGTGCTGACTGCGGAGCATCCTTTCCACGCAAGTTTCAACTGGTTAATCACGGACGTATACACGGCAAAATACCCCATTCCTGTACGGTTTGTGGCAAAGAATTTCTACAGAAGCGAACGCTAGTTTCCCACATGAG GCGCGTACATACCGGCGAGCAGGCGCATCCCTGCGTAAGCTGTGGCGAGGGTTTCCTCACCAAGGCGGAGCTGCATCAACATGTGCGTGCAGCGCACAATGGTGTCAATCCCAATACGAGCAGCGCCACCATAATAGCCAATCAACAG caGATACAACAGCCGCATCATCACCCCGGACATCCGCAGACTATCACCGTTGTCAGTAATCCAGCAAACTCAACGCTGCTCACCGTCTCCACAACTGATGCGAATGGTGTGGCACGTCCACAATATGTTTGCCG CGAATGTGGAAGCGCGTTTAATAGTCGCGAGGCGCTAGCCTTGCATTTAAGATTGCACACAGGCGACAAGAGCCTGATGACAGATTTATGCGCATTGACAGCAGCGCTACCAGGTCACTTCTTGAGCACAGCAAGCCTCAATCCGGGCACAGTGGTAACCGCCAATCCGAATCTGGTGGCACAGAGTCCAGTGCCCGTGCAAATCATATCGTCCACCGGTCAGGTGATGTCACAGACCACGCTGGTGCAGGCCGCCAACTCGACCCATCCGCAAGCCGTTGTCACCGCAGTGCCCACGATGCCAGTGCACGGCCAACAGCATCTGCAGCatgtgcaacaacagcagcagcaacagcatgtGGTCACCGTATCGCCGGCCAACAAGCCCAAATCGCATTTCTGTGCCAGTTGCGGCAAAGGATTCGCTGCCAAGCACGGCCTAATGCAGCACAATCGACGACATCCCAATGGCGGTTGCACGGTGCGCACTCATGTCTGCGAGTGTGGAAAGGCATTCTTCCAAAAGAATCATCTGATGCTGCATCAGCGCCAGCATTTGGAAACAAAGCCAGCCATATCGCAGCAACAGGTATGCTAA
- the LOC117572424 gene encoding zinc finger protein 154 isoform X12, which yields MCAAQSNPHFSYAWNIADNGNRAAESVLEISPNFNYTVGGESMPYLLSTDGSLAVQKDVKGALAASNKGNVVRRMFVVNDSFAPGTQRVITTGAASTVVKKQDSGQQVLSINSLDKNCDILPGISVQVQKVIQGLEENEDSQGEAPNLKLEPGTLELSPKTELQESMHFSETDATIKKERPYSCDECGKSFLLKHHLTTHARVHTGGERPHICTHCGKSFAHKHCLNTHLLLHSTDRPYQCQECKKSFTLKHHLLTHSRVHSRERPFVCQECGRAFPLKRHLVTHSKFHAGERPYVCEECGESFAQENHLIMHSRFHGSLNPFVCADCGASFPRKFQLVNHGRIHGKIPHSCTVCGKEFLQKRTLVSHMRRVHTGEQAHPCVSCGEGFLTKAELHQHVRAAHNGVNPNTSSATIIANQQQIQQPHHHPGHPQTITVVSNPANSTLLTVSTTDANGVARPQYVCRECGSAFNSREALALHLRLHTGDKSLMTDLCALTAALPGHFLSTASLNPGTVVTANPNLVAQSPVPVQIISSTGQVMSQTTLVQAANSTHPQAVVTAVPTMPVHGQQHLQHVQQQQQQQHVVTVSPANKPKSHFCASCGKGFAAKHGLMQHNRRHPNGGCTVRTHVCECGKAFFQKNHLMLHQRQHLETKPAISQQQEADVQQQQQQQQQQQAAAAAAAAGQQAAQVEVQILPGGHGKVIKYEICRNVLQEEQAAQQQQGSMHAE from the exons ATGTGCGCTGCACAGAGCAATCCGCACTTCAGCTACGCTTGGAATATTGCAGACAACGGCAACCGTGCCGCAGAATCCGTTTTGGAGATATCGCCAAATTTTAACTACACTGTCGGTGGGGAATCG ATGCCCTATCTGTTATCCACGGATGGATCATTGGCCGTACAAAAGGATGTTAAAGGTGCACTTGCTGCCAGCAATAAGGGCAATGTCGTCCGTCGTATGTTCGTGGTGAATGACTCATTTGCGCCCGGAACACAAAG AGTGATTACCACAGGCGCCGCATCGACGGTGGTCAAAAAACAGGATTCTGGTCAACAAGTGTTGAGCATAAATTCGCTCGATAAGAACT GTGACATACTTCCTGGTATTTCAGTTCAAGTACAGAAAGTAATACAAGGACTCGAAGAGAACGAGGACTCACAGGGCGAAGCACCCAACTTAAAGTTGGAGCCAGGCACATTAGAATTGTCCCCAAAGACCGAACTACAGGAATCAATGCATTTCAGCGAA ACCGACGCCACCATCAAGAAGGAGCGCCCGTACAGCTGTGACGAGTGCGGTAAATCCTTTCTGCTCAAACATCATTTGACAACACACGCACGCGTGCACACAGGTG GCGAACGTCCACATATTTGCACCCATTGCGGCAAGAGTTTTGCGCACAAACACTGTCTAAATACGCATCTATTGCTGCACTCAACCGATCGGCCATATCAGTGTCAGGAGTGTAAGAAGAGTTTTACCCTTAAGCATCATCTGTTGACCCACTCACGTGTCCATAGTCGCGAGCGGCCATTTGTGTGCCAGGAGTGCGGGCGAGCATTTCCCCTCAAACGTCACCTGGTGACGCACAGTAAATTTCACGCCGGCGAACGACCTTACGTCTGCGAGGAATGCGGTGAAAGTTTCGCACAGGAGAATCATCTGATTATGCACTCGCG CTTTCATGGTTCATTGAATCCATTTGTTTGTGCTGACTGCGGAGCATCCTTTCCACGCAAGTTTCAACTGGTTAATCACGGACGTATACACGGCAAAATACCCCATTCCTGTACGGTTTGTGGCAAAGAATTTCTACAGAAGCGAACGCTAGTTTCCCACATGAG GCGCGTACATACCGGCGAGCAGGCGCATCCCTGCGTAAGCTGTGGCGAGGGTTTCCTCACCAAGGCGGAGCTGCATCAACATGTGCGTGCAGCGCACAATGGTGTCAATCCCAATACGAGCAGCGCCACCATAATAGCCAATCAACAG caGATACAACAGCCGCATCATCACCCCGGACATCCGCAGACTATCACCGTTGTCAGTAATCCAGCAAACTCAACGCTGCTCACCGTCTCCACAACTGATGCGAATGGTGTGGCACGTCCACAATATGTTTGCCG CGAATGTGGAAGCGCGTTTAATAGTCGCGAGGCGCTAGCCTTGCATTTAAGATTGCACACAGGCGACAAGAGCCTGATGACAGATTTATGCGCATTGACAGCAGCGCTACCAGGTCACTTCTTGAGCACAGCAAGCCTCAATCCGGGCACAGTGGTAACCGCCAATCCGAATCTGGTGGCACAGAGTCCAGTGCCCGTGCAAATCATATCGTCCACCGGTCAGGTGATGTCACAGACCACGCTGGTGCAGGCCGCCAACTCGACCCATCCGCAAGCCGTTGTCACCGCAGTGCCCACGATGCCAGTGCACGGCCAACAGCATCTGCAGCatgtgcaacaacagcagcagcaacagcatgtGGTCACCGTATCGCCGGCCAACAAGCCCAAATCGCATTTCTGTGCCAGTTGCGGCAAAGGATTCGCTGCCAAGCACGGCCTAATGCAGCACAATCGACGACATCCCAATGGCGGTTGCACGGTGCGCACTCATGTCTGCGAGTGTGGAAAGGCATTCTTCCAAAAGAATCATCTGATGCTGCATCAGCGCCAGCATTTGGAAACAAAGCCAGCCATATCGCAGCAACAG GAGGCCgatgtgcaacagcaacagcagcagcaacaacaacagcaagcagcagctgcggcagcagcagccggacAGCAAGCCGCTCAGGTTGAAGTCCAAATATTGCCCGGTGGCCATGGCAAGGtgattaaatatgaaatttgccGCAATGTCCTGCAGGAGGAGCAGGcggcacaacagcagcagggtTCAATGCATGCGGAATAG
- the LOC117572424 gene encoding zinc finger protein 665 isoform X13: protein MCAAQSNPHFSYAWNIADNGNRAAESVLEISPNFNYTVGGESMPYLLSTDGSLAVQKDVKGALAASNKGNVVRRMFVVNDSFAPGTQRVITTGAASTVVKKQDSGQQVLSINSLDKNCDILPGISVQVQKVIQGLEENEDSQGEAPNLKLEPGTLELSPKTELQESMHFSETDATIKKERPYSCDECGKSFLLKHHLTTHARVHTGERPHICTHCGKSFAHKHCLNTHLLLHSTDRPYQCQECKKSFTLKHHLLTHSRVHSRERPFVCQECGRAFPLKRHLVTHSKFHAGERPYVCEECGESFAQENHLIMHSRFHGSLNPFVCADCGASFPRKFQLVNHGRIHGKIPHSCTVCGKEFLQKRTLVSHMRRVHTGEQAHPCVSCGEGFLTKAELHQHVRAAHNGVNPNTSSATIIANQQIQQPHHHPGHPQTITVVSNPANSTLLTVSTTDANGVARPQYVCRECGSAFNSREALALHLRLHTGDKSLMTDLCALTAALPGHFLSTASLNPGTVVTANPNLVAQSPVPVQIISSTGQVMSQTTLVQAANSTHPQAVVTAVPTMPVHGQQHLQHVQQQQQQQHVVTVSPANKPKSHFCASCGKGFAAKHGLMQHNRRHPNGGCTVRTHVCECGKAFFQKNHLMLHQRQHLETKPAISQQQEADVQQQQQQQQQQQAAAAAAAAGQQAAQVEVQILPGGHGKVIKYEICRNVLQEEQAAQQQQGSMHAE from the exons ATGTGCGCTGCACAGAGCAATCCGCACTTCAGCTACGCTTGGAATATTGCAGACAACGGCAACCGTGCCGCAGAATCCGTTTTGGAGATATCGCCAAATTTTAACTACACTGTCGGTGGGGAATCG ATGCCCTATCTGTTATCCACGGATGGATCATTGGCCGTACAAAAGGATGTTAAAGGTGCACTTGCTGCCAGCAATAAGGGCAATGTCGTCCGTCGTATGTTCGTGGTGAATGACTCATTTGCGCCCGGAACACAAAG AGTGATTACCACAGGCGCCGCATCGACGGTGGTCAAAAAACAGGATTCTGGTCAACAAGTGTTGAGCATAAATTCGCTCGATAAGAACT GTGACATACTTCCTGGTATTTCAGTTCAAGTACAGAAAGTAATACAAGGACTCGAAGAGAACGAGGACTCACAGGGCGAAGCACCCAACTTAAAGTTGGAGCCAGGCACATTAGAATTGTCCCCAAAGACCGAACTACAGGAATCAATGCATTTCAGCGAA ACCGACGCCACCATCAAGAAGGAGCGCCCGTACAGCTGTGACGAGTGCGGTAAATCCTTTCTGCTCAAACATCATTTGACAACACACGCACGCGTGCACACAG GCGAACGTCCACATATTTGCACCCATTGCGGCAAGAGTTTTGCGCACAAACACTGTCTAAATACGCATCTATTGCTGCACTCAACCGATCGGCCATATCAGTGTCAGGAGTGTAAGAAGAGTTTTACCCTTAAGCATCATCTGTTGACCCACTCACGTGTCCATAGTCGCGAGCGGCCATTTGTGTGCCAGGAGTGCGGGCGAGCATTTCCCCTCAAACGTCACCTGGTGACGCACAGTAAATTTCACGCCGGCGAACGACCTTACGTCTGCGAGGAATGCGGTGAAAGTTTCGCACAGGAGAATCATCTGATTATGCACTCGCG CTTTCATGGTTCATTGAATCCATTTGTTTGTGCTGACTGCGGAGCATCCTTTCCACGCAAGTTTCAACTGGTTAATCACGGACGTATACACGGCAAAATACCCCATTCCTGTACGGTTTGTGGCAAAGAATTTCTACAGAAGCGAACGCTAGTTTCCCACATGAG GCGCGTACATACCGGCGAGCAGGCGCATCCCTGCGTAAGCTGTGGCGAGGGTTTCCTCACCAAGGCGGAGCTGCATCAACATGTGCGTGCAGCGCACAATGGTGTCAATCCCAATACGAGCAGCGCCACCATAATAGCCAATCAACAG ATACAACAGCCGCATCATCACCCCGGACATCCGCAGACTATCACCGTTGTCAGTAATCCAGCAAACTCAACGCTGCTCACCGTCTCCACAACTGATGCGAATGGTGTGGCACGTCCACAATATGTTTGCCG CGAATGTGGAAGCGCGTTTAATAGTCGCGAGGCGCTAGCCTTGCATTTAAGATTGCACACAGGCGACAAGAGCCTGATGACAGATTTATGCGCATTGACAGCAGCGCTACCAGGTCACTTCTTGAGCACAGCAAGCCTCAATCCGGGCACAGTGGTAACCGCCAATCCGAATCTGGTGGCACAGAGTCCAGTGCCCGTGCAAATCATATCGTCCACCGGTCAGGTGATGTCACAGACCACGCTGGTGCAGGCCGCCAACTCGACCCATCCGCAAGCCGTTGTCACCGCAGTGCCCACGATGCCAGTGCACGGCCAACAGCATCTGCAGCatgtgcaacaacagcagcagcaacagcatgtGGTCACCGTATCGCCGGCCAACAAGCCCAAATCGCATTTCTGTGCCAGTTGCGGCAAAGGATTCGCTGCCAAGCACGGCCTAATGCAGCACAATCGACGACATCCCAATGGCGGTTGCACGGTGCGCACTCATGTCTGCGAGTGTGGAAAGGCATTCTTCCAAAAGAATCATCTGATGCTGCATCAGCGCCAGCATTTGGAAACAAAGCCAGCCATATCGCAGCAACAG GAGGCCgatgtgcaacagcaacagcagcagcaacaacaacagcaagcagcagctgcggcagcagcagccggacAGCAAGCCGCTCAGGTTGAAGTCCAAATATTGCCCGGTGGCCATGGCAAGGtgattaaatatgaaatttgccGCAATGTCCTGCAGGAGGAGCAGGcggcacaacagcagcagggtTCAATGCATGCGGAATAG